The Wolbachia endosymbiont of Ctenocephalides felis wCfeT genome includes a region encoding these proteins:
- the rho gene encoding transcription termination factor Rho, whose translation MTTINEGVLARESVQAKLESTKENEKIPNNSMTEQEVNESAEESKKTLDLSELKGKGAEELLALAEERKISTNGKGNGGMLKHEIIFSLMKKISEEGGITTGSGVVEILPDGFGFLRSASANYAPSTDDVYISNGQIKKFNLRTGDIVCGEIRPPSDKERYFTLTKVHSINCTEINELRKYAHFDHLIPLYPDVRLILEDSSNSDKKNISMRAVDITVPLGKGQRALIVAPPRTGKTMLLQQIAHSIAINHPEIELIVLLIDERPEEVTDMRRSVKGEVISSTFDEPAYRHIQVAEIAIEKAKRMVENKKDVVILLDSITRLARAYNAVIPSSGKVLTGGVDSNALQRPKRFFGAARNIENGGSLTIIATALVDTGSKMDEVIFEEFKGTGNAEIILDRKLADKRIFPAIDITKSGTRKEELLIDKAILNKIWVLRRILNTMGSVEAMEFLRDKLLLTKSNADFFNSMNDAK comes from the coding sequence ATGACAACAATCAATGAAGGTGTTTTAGCAAGAGAAAGTGTTCAAGCTAAACTAGAATCGACAAAAGAAAATGAAAAAATTCCCAACAATAGTATGACAGAACAAGAAGTAAATGAAAGTGCTGAGGAAAGCAAAAAAACTCTAGACTTAAGTGAACTGAAAGGGAAAGGAGCAGAGGAATTGTTAGCACTAGCTGAAGAGAGAAAGATCTCAACTAATGGCAAAGGTAATGGTGGCATGCTGAAGCATGAAATCATATTTAGCTTAATGAAGAAAATAAGTGAGGAAGGAGGAATTACTACGGGAAGTGGGGTTGTAGAAATATTACCTGACGGTTTTGGTTTTTTACGTTCGGCAAGCGCAAATTATGCACCAAGTACTGATGATGTTTATATTTCTAACGGGCAAATAAAAAAATTCAATTTACGTACAGGGGATATAGTATGTGGAGAGATAAGGCCACCTAGTGATAAGGAGAGGTATTTCACTTTAACTAAGGTACATAGTATAAACTGCACTGAAATAAATGAACTCAGAAAGTACGCTCATTTTGATCACTTAATTCCACTTTATCCTGATGTAAGATTAATTCTCGAGGATAGCAGTAACAGTGACAAAAAGAATATAAGTATGCGTGCTGTTGACATAACCGTACCACTTGGAAAAGGACAAAGAGCATTAATTGTTGCTCCACCACGTACGGGGAAAACAATGTTGCTCCAACAAATAGCTCATTCTATAGCTATAAACCACCCTGAAATAGAGTTAATAGTATTATTGATAGATGAAAGACCTGAAGAAGTAACAGATATGAGGCGTTCTGTCAAGGGTGAGGTGATAAGCTCTACGTTTGATGAGCCAGCTTATCGTCATATTCAAGTTGCTGAAATAGCTATAGAAAAAGCCAAGAGAATGGTTGAAAATAAGAAAGATGTGGTTATTTTGCTTGACTCTATCACCCGTCTTGCACGTGCTTATAATGCAGTGATTCCTTCATCTGGAAAAGTATTAACTGGAGGCGTCGATTCAAACGCACTACAAAGACCTAAGCGCTTTTTTGGAGCAGCTCGTAATATAGAAAACGGTGGCTCTTTAACAATTATTGCTACCGCTCTTGTAGATACAGGCTCAAAAATGGATGAAGTAATTTTTGAAGAGTTTAAAGGTACAGGTAATGCTGAGATTATACTTGACAGGAAGCTTGCTGATAAACGTATATTCCCAGCTATTGACATTACAAAATCTGGAACAAGAAAAGAAGAGTTGCTAATTGATAAAGCTATACTAAATAAAATATGGGTGCTACGTAGGATACTTAATACTATGGGATCTGTTGAAGCGATGGAATTCTTGCGTGATAAATTGCTTTTAACAAAGAGTAATGCAGACTTTTTCAATTCTATGAATGATGCAAAGTAA
- the thyX gene encoding FAD-dependent thymidylate synthase: MDNEYYTTKRVTVKEIDDLLYEEHKVLDHGFIRVIDYMGSDNSIVQAARVSYGIGIKQVSQDKALIKYLMRHHHTTPFEMCEIKFHVKLPIFVARQWIRHRTANVNEYSARYSILDHEFYIPKPEQVAKQSDNNKQGSGEAFDTHISQEIIDSLTKDSNLVYSHYEKFIEQGLAREIARTNLTLNYYTQFYWKIDLHNLLHFLKLRADKHAQYEIRVYAEVMLDIVKKWVPLAYNAFVEYCLGSVSISRTGLEIIRKLIDGENVTREESNIGKREWDEMMCTLKKTGR, encoded by the coding sequence ATGGATAATGAATATTACACAACTAAACGTGTTACAGTAAAGGAGATAGATGATCTTTTATATGAAGAACATAAAGTGCTAGATCATGGATTTATTCGAGTAATAGATTACATGGGTTCTGATAATAGCATAGTTCAAGCTGCTCGTGTTTCTTATGGCATAGGAATAAAACAGGTAAGTCAAGATAAAGCTCTTATCAAGTATCTAATGAGGCATCATCATACAACTCCTTTTGAAATGTGTGAGATTAAGTTTCACGTGAAACTTCCAATTTTTGTTGCAAGACAATGGATAAGGCATAGGACAGCAAATGTAAATGAGTATTCAGCAAGGTATTCAATTCTTGATCATGAATTTTACATACCAAAGCCAGAGCAAGTTGCAAAGCAGTCTGATAATAATAAACAAGGTAGTGGTGAAGCTTTTGATACACACATTTCGCAGGAAATAATAGATTCTTTAACGAAAGATTCTAATTTAGTCTATTCTCATTATGAAAAGTTTATTGAACAAGGGCTTGCAAGAGAGATTGCTCGAACTAATCTAACACTTAATTACTATACACAATTTTACTGGAAAATAGATTTGCACAATCTCCTCCATTTCTTAAAACTTAGAGCTGACAAACACGCTCAATACGAAATTAGAGTTTATGCGGAAGTTATGTTGGATATAGTTAAAAAGTGGGTTCCTCTAGCTTACAATGCTTTTGTTGAATATTGTTTAGGGTCAGTCAGTATTTCAAGAACAGGTTTGGAAATTATTCGTAAATTGATTGATGGAGAAAATGTTACTAGAGAAGAAAGTAATATTGGTAAAAGAGAATGGGATGAGATGATGTGTACACTTAAGAAGACTGGAAGATAA